The proteins below come from a single Pseudomonadota bacterium genomic window:
- a CDS encoding bifunctional acetate--CoA ligase family protein/GNAT family N-acetyltransferase, with protein sequence MKMGSINAMFDPKTIALIGASDEPGAVGTAILENLLSPGDRKIFPVNPHKEKILELKCYPNITSIPEHINLAVIATPAKTVPEIVEECGMAEVDGVTIISAGFKEIGEEGKRLEGEIIEIRKKYGMRIIGPNCIGVIRPNIGLNTSFLKANPARGNIAFISQSGALGGAILDWAINAHIGFSMFASLGSMIDIDFGDMIDFLGDDYHTRSIMLYMEGVGNAKKFMSAARGFARSKPIIIVKPGRFMESARAALSHTGTMAGDDQVYDAAFKRVGVIRVKEFAGLFNTAEVLDSKYLPKGRRLAIVTNAGGFGVIATDALIDLEGELAKLSEKSISELNSFLPSFWSKANPVDVLGDADNKRYVKAIKVCLDDPDVDGVLVIYAPQAISKPDKLASSVIEIAKQAWKPIIVAMVGGEYVQKGREILLSNNIPTYETPEDAVKTYLYMYKYYRNLALLYETPAELSLKEAPPKNHLKAFIRRVVKEGRTILSEEESKDFLSDYGIPITVPYLVHSIDGAISIANRVKYPVVLKIASPDITHKSDVGGVKAGIRSEEELREEYSQLLRGVKEKVPQAVISGITIQKMIDKIDYEVILGTKKDKDFGSIILFGMGGIGTEVFKDISIGLPPLNQTLARRLMEETEVYKMLQGYRGKKPADMKELEHILVSFSNLIVDFPEIAEMDINPIAISNGKAYALDARIIIDKEYIDYTVQYPHLVITPYPTRYTTTWKLMDGTEVTLRPIKPEDEPLEHEMLSTLSQETLRTRFFSIIKDITHEMLIRFCNIDYDREIAIVAELREGDKRKIIGIGRLIIEPYFRSGEYAVLVHDNYHGKGLGYKLVDVIIGIAQDKGLEEIYGTVLTENEKMLRIARKLGFTTKMQPDGITEVKLVLK encoded by the coding sequence ATGAAAATGGGTAGCATTAATGCAATGTTTGACCCTAAGACCATTGCCCTTATCGGGGCAAGCGATGAACCAGGCGCTGTTGGAACAGCAATCCTTGAAAACCTTCTTTCACCAGGGGATAGAAAGATATTTCCTGTGAATCCTCATAAAGAAAAAATATTAGAGCTAAAATGCTACCCAAATATCACAAGCATTCCAGAACATATTAACCTTGCAGTAATTGCAACACCAGCCAAAACTGTACCTGAAATTGTTGAAGAATGTGGAATGGCTGAAGTAGATGGGGTTACTATAATTTCTGCAGGATTTAAGGAGATCGGGGAGGAAGGAAAAAGGCTGGAGGGTGAGATAATTGAAATTAGAAAAAAATACGGTATGAGAATTATAGGACCAAACTGTATCGGTGTGATCAGACCCAATATTGGTTTAAACACATCCTTTTTAAAAGCAAACCCTGCCCGTGGCAACATTGCTTTTATTTCGCAAAGCGGCGCTTTAGGTGGTGCCATACTCGACTGGGCAATTAATGCACACATTGGTTTCAGTATGTTTGCATCCCTTGGTTCAATGATCGATATAGATTTCGGCGATATGATTGACTTTCTTGGTGACGATTACCATACAAGAAGTATTATGCTTTATATGGAGGGTGTTGGTAATGCAAAAAAATTTATGAGCGCAGCAAGAGGGTTTGCACGGAGCAAACCCATAATCATTGTAAAACCAGGGAGATTTATGGAGAGTGCGAGGGCCGCACTCTCTCATACAGGTACAATGGCGGGAGATGATCAGGTTTATGATGCTGCATTTAAAAGAGTAGGAGTGATTAGGGTAAAAGAGTTTGCAGGTTTATTTAACACAGCAGAGGTTCTTGACTCGAAGTACCTACCAAAGGGTCGCAGGCTTGCAATTGTCACAAACGCAGGTGGTTTTGGTGTGATAGCAACAGATGCATTAATTGACTTAGAAGGAGAACTCGCAAAGCTTTCAGAAAAAAGTATAAGCGAGCTTAATTCATTCTTACCTTCGTTCTGGAGCAAAGCCAATCCGGTTGATGTGCTGGGAGATGCGGATAACAAGCGGTATGTGAAGGCCATTAAGGTCTGTCTGGACGATCCTGACGTGGATGGTGTCCTCGTCATTTATGCACCACAAGCCATCTCCAAACCTGACAAGTTAGCAAGCTCAGTTATTGAAATTGCAAAGCAGGCATGGAAACCAATAATAGTAGCAATGGTTGGTGGAGAATATGTTCAAAAAGGGAGAGAGATCCTGCTTAGTAATAATATACCCACATATGAAACCCCTGAAGATGCGGTAAAAACATACCTTTACATGTACAAATATTACAGAAACCTTGCATTGCTTTATGAAACTCCCGCTGAACTTTCATTAAAAGAGGCGCCGCCCAAAAATCATTTGAAGGCCTTTATAAGGAGGGTTGTTAAAGAGGGGAGAACCATTCTTTCTGAAGAAGAATCAAAAGACTTTTTAAGCGATTACGGCATTCCGATCACCGTGCCCTACCTGGTTCACAGCATTGATGGAGCGATAAGCATAGCAAATAGAGTAAAATACCCCGTAGTTTTGAAGATTGCATCCCCTGACATTACACATAAAAGTGATGTCGGTGGTGTCAAGGCCGGGATAAGGTCTGAAGAAGAATTGAGGGAAGAATATTCACAGTTACTGAGAGGGGTCAAGGAAAAAGTCCCGCAAGCAGTAATATCGGGGATTACTATCCAGAAGATGATTGATAAAATAGACTACGAAGTTATTTTAGGGACAAAAAAAGATAAAGATTTCGGTTCAATCATCCTCTTTGGAATGGGAGGAATAGGTACAGAAGTATTCAAAGATATTTCGATCGGTCTTCCTCCGTTAAACCAGACACTTGCACGGAGATTAATGGAGGAGACAGAAGTATATAAGATGCTCCAGGGGTATAGAGGGAAAAAACCTGCCGATATGAAAGAACTTGAACACATATTGGTAAGCTTCTCCAATCTGATTGTTGATTTCCCAGAAATTGCCGAAATGGATATAAATCCAATTGCAATATCAAACGGAAAAGCATATGCCCTTGATGCAAGAATCATCATAGACAAAGAATATATTGATTATACTGTCCAGTACCCACACCTTGTAATTACACCTTATCCAACAAGATATACAACAACATGGAAATTGATGGATGGCACCGAAGTGACGCTTAGGCCGATAAAACCAGAAGATGAACCACTAGAGCATGAAATGCTTTCTACCCTTTCTCAAGAAACACTGAGAACAAGATTCTTTTCTATAATAAAAGATATCACCCATGAAATGCTTATCAGATTCTGCAATATAGATTATGACAGGGAAATAGCTATTGTCGCAGAATTGAGAGAGGGCGATAAAAGAAAGATAATAGGTATCGGGAGGCTTATCATTGAACCCTACTTCAGAAGTGGTGAATATGCAGTACTCGTGCATGATAATTACCACGGAAAAGGTCTGGGTTATAAACTCGTTGACGTAATAATAGGCATTGCTCAGGATAAAGGGCTGGAAGAGATTTATGGCACGGTACTTACAGAAAATGAAAAAATGTTGAGGATTGCAAGAAAATTAGGATTTACAACAAAAATGCAGCCTGATGGAATAACCGAGGTAAAACTGGTATTGAAGTAG
- the ligA gene encoding NAD-dependent DNA ligase LigA — protein MTEEQASQTLAELADQITHHDKLYYAQDAPEISDADYDALRRINEKIEKRFPHLVRPDSPSKRVGARPVAAFKEVYHSVSMLSLDLANTREGVANFLNSVRNFFIELSTDPSLPIEIVAEPKIDGLSCSVRYENHRLIQAVTRGDGEKGEDVTANVRTIRDVPKELPENAPMVFEARGEVYMENSDFLRLNEQQKQSGDKVFANPRNAAAGSLRQLDPLITAARPLHFFFYAWGEISEPIAQTQWEARKMLSNWHFKLNEPSRLVRGLNEMIDYYDEIQNIRSTLSFSIDGIVYKLNRLDWQRRWGSDARAPRWAIAYKFPSEQGKTHLKNINIQVGRTGTLTPVAELEPISLGGVLISRCTLHNQDEIERKDFRVGDQIIIQRAGDVIPQAVSVVFANRPGDTTKYIFPDRCPVCGSRASRKFNEAAWRCTGGLVCPAQLVEKLKHFVSRDAFDIEGLGEKNIEAFHRGGLIGSPADIFRLEERDRDKPNPLRSREGFGDVSVRKLFEAIRRRQVISLDRFIYALGIDQVGQATAKLLAKNFRSLRNWRQTMEMAKDKSTNAYEELKNINGIGENMADTMVAFFSEPRNVHILDKLGSLIEVTDFSGPDIDSSPLSGKNVVFTGRLDTMSRSEAKVKAEALGVNVTSSVSKKTDYVVAGADPGSDVKKAHDLGIPVLMEGQWLAFIENL, from the coding sequence ATGACCGAAGAACAAGCGAGTCAGACGTTGGCAGAACTCGCAGATCAGATCACGCATCATGATAAACTCTATTACGCCCAAGATGCTCCCGAAATCAGCGATGCTGATTACGATGCTCTTCGACGAATCAACGAGAAGATTGAAAAACGATTCCCGCATCTTGTGAGACCTGATAGCCCATCAAAAAGGGTTGGGGCACGGCCAGTTGCAGCCTTCAAAGAGGTTTATCACTCGGTGTCGATGCTGTCTTTAGACCTTGCGAACACCCGCGAGGGTGTGGCAAATTTTCTTAACAGTGTTCGTAACTTCTTCATCGAACTTAGTACTGACCCCTCATTGCCAATTGAAATAGTGGCTGAACCAAAAATCGACGGTCTGTCATGTTCTGTTCGGTATGAAAATCACAGACTCATCCAGGCGGTCACTCGCGGGGACGGAGAGAAGGGTGAAGACGTTACGGCTAATGTTAGGACGATTCGTGATGTTCCAAAGGAGCTTCCCGAGAACGCTCCAATGGTTTTCGAGGCACGCGGCGAAGTATACATGGAAAACAGCGATTTTCTTAGGCTTAATGAACAACAAAAGCAGTCCGGAGATAAAGTATTTGCAAATCCACGTAACGCAGCAGCCGGAAGCCTCCGCCAACTCGATCCTTTAATTACTGCAGCCCGGCCTCTCCACTTTTTCTTCTACGCTTGGGGGGAAATATCCGAACCCATCGCTCAAACGCAGTGGGAAGCCAGAAAAATGCTCTCTAACTGGCATTTCAAATTGAACGAGCCGTCACGTCTCGTAAGAGGGCTAAACGAGATGATTGATTACTACGACGAAATCCAGAACATACGGTCTACCTTGTCCTTTTCAATTGACGGGATTGTTTACAAACTCAACAGACTGGATTGGCAGAGGAGGTGGGGCTCTGATGCACGGGCTCCACGCTGGGCCATTGCCTACAAATTCCCGTCCGAGCAAGGAAAAACACATCTTAAAAACATCAATATTCAGGTTGGACGGACTGGTACTCTTACTCCGGTGGCGGAATTGGAGCCAATTAGTCTTGGGGGCGTTCTGATTTCGCGCTGCACTTTACATAATCAAGACGAAATAGAACGTAAAGATTTTCGTGTTGGAGACCAGATCATCATCCAACGGGCTGGTGACGTGATACCGCAAGCTGTGTCTGTCGTTTTTGCTAACCGACCCGGCGATACCACAAAGTACATCTTTCCTGATCGCTGCCCAGTATGCGGAAGCCGTGCGTCACGCAAGTTTAACGAGGCGGCTTGGCGCTGCACGGGCGGCCTTGTGTGCCCGGCTCAATTGGTGGAAAAGTTAAAGCACTTTGTGTCCCGTGATGCTTTTGATATTGAAGGGCTTGGTGAGAAGAACATAGAGGCTTTTCACAGAGGTGGTCTGATAGGCTCACCAGCGGACATCTTCAGGTTGGAGGAGCGCGATAGGGATAAACCAAACCCTCTCAGGAGTCGTGAAGGCTTCGGTGACGTGTCAGTTCGTAAACTTTTTGAAGCTATACGAAGGCGCCAAGTCATCTCACTGGATCGATTCATCTATGCACTCGGTATTGATCAAGTTGGGCAAGCAACAGCTAAGCTGCTGGCAAAAAATTTTCGCTCACTGAGGAACTGGAGACAAACAATGGAGATGGCCAAGGATAAAAGCACTAATGCCTACGAGGAGTTGAAAAACATAAACGGTATCGGTGAGAATATGGCAGATACAATGGTAGCGTTCTTCTCAGAACCGCGCAATGTACACATCCTGGATAAGTTAGGCTCTCTCATCGAAGTAACTGACTTTTCTGGCCCAGACATTGATTCTTCGCCCCTCTCCGGTAAGAACGTCGTTTTTACAGGAAGGTTAGATACGATGAGTCGCAGTGAAGCGAAGGTTAAAGCAGAGGCGCTCGGGGTCAATGTTACTAGTTCCGTATCTAAGAAAACAGATTACGTAGTGGCTGGGGCTGATCCAGGGTCTGATGTTAAGAAGGCCCACGATTTGGGGATTCCGGTGCTCATGGAAGGACAGTGGCTTGCATTCATAGAAAACCTTTAG